The proteins below come from a single Halobacillus salinarum genomic window:
- the hisF gene encoding imidazole glycerol phosphate synthase subunit HisF has product MLSKRIIPCLDVKEGRVVKGIQFVEIRDAGDPVELAKVYDEQGADELVFLDISATHEGKKTMIDVVRAVASELAIPFTVGGGIRTLEDMKETLRNGADKVSLNSAAVKRPELITEGADYFGSQCIVVAIDARYDVEAGTWRVYTHGGRTPTDWLAVEWAKEAVKLGAGEILLTSMNKDGEKTGFDLPLLRAIQEVVSVPVIASGGAGAAEHFYDVFTEVNADAALAASIFHYKETSVANVKEYLKSKGVVVR; this is encoded by the coding sequence ATGCTGTCAAAAAGGATTATTCCATGCCTTGATGTGAAAGAAGGCAGAGTCGTCAAAGGAATTCAATTTGTTGAAATAAGAGATGCGGGCGATCCCGTGGAACTTGCCAAGGTATATGATGAGCAAGGAGCAGATGAGTTAGTCTTTCTCGATATTTCGGCAACCCATGAAGGGAAGAAAACGATGATCGATGTCGTACGGGCTGTTGCTTCCGAATTAGCGATCCCTTTTACCGTTGGCGGCGGTATTCGTACGCTTGAGGATATGAAAGAAACCCTCCGAAACGGAGCCGATAAAGTATCACTGAATTCGGCCGCTGTGAAGCGCCCGGAACTGATTACAGAAGGTGCGGATTATTTTGGCAGCCAGTGCATCGTAGTGGCAATAGATGCCCGGTACGATGTAGAAGCGGGAACGTGGCGGGTCTATACACATGGTGGCCGCACTCCGACGGACTGGCTGGCGGTTGAATGGGCAAAGGAAGCAGTTAAGCTTGGAGCAGGAGAGATCCTGCTTACATCGATGAACAAGGATGGAGAAAAGACTGGATTTGATTTGCCCTTACTAAGAGCCATCCAAGAAGTTGTTTCTGTACCAGTGATCGCTTCCGGGGGTGCCGGGGCGGCAGAACACTTTTATGATGTATTCACGGAAGTGAATGCTGATGCCGCACTGGCTGCTTCCATTTTCCATTATAAAGAAACATCTGTTGCTAACGTTAAAGAGTATTTAAAGAGTAAAGGGGTTGTTGTTCGATGA
- the hisIE gene encoding bifunctional phosphoribosyl-AMP cyclohydrolase/phosphoribosyl-ATP diphosphatase HisIE has translation MNISEVSFDERGLVPAVVQDARSKAVLTLAYMNKEALEKTLELKETVFYSRSRQELWHKGETSGNTQKVVSLHFDCDQDALLIQVIPSGPACHTGSYSCFYKSITDQTTDLKPDRFAILDELLHVLAERKAALPEDSYTSKLFQEGVDRIAKKIGEEAGEVIIAAKNNDAEEMSMESADLLFHLLLLLTERDVPFDRVLDVLQERHQ, from the coding sequence ATGAATATAAGTGAAGTCTCATTTGATGAACGCGGGCTGGTACCCGCTGTCGTACAAGATGCAAGATCAAAGGCAGTGCTTACGCTTGCTTATATGAATAAGGAAGCATTGGAAAAGACGTTGGAATTAAAGGAAACGGTCTTTTACAGCCGTTCACGCCAAGAGTTATGGCATAAAGGAGAAACATCGGGAAACACCCAGAAGGTGGTAAGCCTTCATTTTGATTGCGACCAGGATGCGCTGTTAATCCAAGTGATACCATCTGGGCCGGCCTGCCATACAGGAAGCTACAGCTGCTTCTACAAATCGATTACTGACCAAACCACGGACTTGAAGCCTGACCGATTTGCTATTTTAGACGAGCTGCTTCACGTGTTAGCTGAACGAAAGGCAGCGCTGCCTGAAGATTCCTATACGTCCAAGCTGTTTCAGGAAGGAGTAGACAGAATTGCCAAGAAAATTGGTGAAGAAGCGGGTGAAGTAATTATTGCCGCAAAAAACAATGACGCCGAAGAAATGTCTATGGAGTCTGCCGATCTACTCTTTCACTTGCTGCTATTACTAACAGAACGTGATGTTCCATTTGACCGGGTACTGGACGTACTTCAAGAACGGCACCAATAA